Proteins encoded within one genomic window of Couchioplanes caeruleus:
- a CDS encoding YihY/virulence factor BrkB family protein produces MSSTEPVPETKMMPGDQLSADDAFLALRHYGRWHLLRDAFVRFRYGDGFSHSRALALQLCLAIVPFMIALSGLATDLGVEEGGQVVADTVLALTPGASEPLVRELLQDDDRTEETGELALGLGLLTGLVALTTAMAQIERGANRIYGVERDRKALEKYVRAAVLAVVAGLPALFGFLLLVAGHATGESIARQVGWDYDARMAFDIVRWPLSLVLIVFAVGLLFRHSPRRRQPGLTWLLFGAALATVLWWVASLLLAGYVLVSDGFGATYGPLTAMMALLLWANLTGIALFLGLAFAAQLEAQRVGVTRPALRDRWEPGTEESGVPGERSG; encoded by the coding sequence GTGAGCAGCACCGAGCCGGTACCCGAGACCAAGATGATGCCGGGCGACCAGCTTTCGGCGGACGATGCCTTTCTCGCGTTGCGGCACTACGGGCGGTGGCATCTGCTGCGGGACGCGTTCGTCCGATTCCGGTACGGCGACGGCTTCAGCCACTCCCGCGCCCTGGCCCTGCAGCTCTGCCTGGCCATCGTGCCGTTCATGATCGCGCTGTCCGGCCTCGCCACCGACCTGGGCGTCGAGGAGGGCGGTCAGGTCGTCGCCGACACCGTGCTCGCGCTTACGCCCGGCGCCAGCGAACCGCTGGTGCGGGAACTGCTCCAGGACGACGACCGCACCGAGGAGACCGGCGAGCTGGCGCTGGGGCTGGGCCTGCTCACCGGCCTGGTGGCGCTGACCACGGCGATGGCACAGATCGAGCGCGGCGCCAACCGCATCTACGGCGTGGAACGCGACCGCAAGGCCTTGGAGAAGTACGTGCGCGCCGCCGTGCTGGCCGTCGTGGCCGGCCTGCCCGCGCTCTTCGGCTTCCTGCTGCTCGTCGCCGGCCACGCGACCGGCGAGTCGATCGCCCGGCAGGTGGGCTGGGACTACGACGCCCGCATGGCCTTCGACATCGTCCGGTGGCCGCTGAGCCTGGTGCTCATCGTCTTCGCGGTCGGCCTGCTCTTCCGGCACTCCCCGCGTCGCCGCCAGCCCGGGCTCACCTGGCTGCTCTTCGGTGCCGCCCTGGCCACCGTGCTGTGGTGGGTCGCCAGCCTGCTGCTGGCCGGATACGTCCTGGTCAGCGACGGCTTCGGCGCCACGTACGGGCCGCTCACCGCGATGATGGCGCTGCTGCTGTGGGCCAACCTCACCGGCATCGCGCTCTTCCTCGGCCTCGCCTTCGCCGCCCAGCTCGAGGCGCAGCGGGTCGGCGTCACCCGGCCCGCGCTGCGTGACCGCTGGGAGCCGGGCACCGAGGAATCCGGTGTACCGGGAGAGCGCTCGGGGTAA
- a CDS encoding phosphatase PAP2 family protein: MVTEQQDRTAAPEPVRARPLAHFAERSLLGLLVVIALGLGFGVLLLLVRGRWGPLESLDAGAADGLNDLVSPQPAVVDALDLVARAGGRPIMMWLVTIAVVALLIRKRFRLAIYLVVTGVGALLMDPSLKALIDRVRPVVDVPVATAPGNSFPSGHALGSMVVYGALLLVFLPAVSARHRKWFITVVAVIVAAIGVTRISLGVHYVSDVLAGWLLGAAWLGVTAYAFRVWRREIGRPEVPLENGLEPEAAADVRPGTPGEHLLPHPWAGAMEILVGWVFVFGLLYLLGWTLTNQTEGTWIGRFDDAVPTWLQSMRTPGWDDVSHAWSKAGDTHAILLVSLVFCPVALAVWRHWRVVLYVVLAMVGELTLFLCTSAAVDRPRPPVEQLDGKLPTSSFPSGHIAATMCLYAAIAVLVLPRLRAYRWRWIFVVLAVIMPLGVGVSRMYRGMHHPTDMLGAALLTAGWLTVLYLSIRPNADVRRDA; encoded by the coding sequence ATGGTGACCGAGCAGCAGGACAGGACGGCGGCCCCGGAGCCGGTGCGCGCCAGACCCCTGGCCCACTTCGCCGAGCGCAGCCTGCTGGGCCTGCTCGTGGTCATCGCGCTCGGCCTCGGCTTCGGCGTGCTGCTGCTGCTCGTCCGCGGGCGGTGGGGCCCGCTGGAGAGCCTCGACGCCGGTGCCGCGGACGGCCTCAACGATCTGGTGTCGCCGCAACCGGCGGTGGTGGACGCGCTGGACCTCGTCGCCCGGGCCGGCGGCCGGCCGATCATGATGTGGCTGGTCACCATCGCCGTGGTCGCCCTGCTGATCCGCAAGCGGTTCCGGCTCGCGATCTATCTCGTGGTCACCGGGGTCGGCGCACTGCTGATGGATCCGTCGCTCAAGGCCCTGATCGACCGGGTACGCCCGGTCGTCGACGTGCCGGTCGCCACCGCGCCCGGCAACAGCTTCCCCAGCGGCCACGCACTCGGTTCGATGGTCGTGTACGGGGCCCTGCTGCTGGTCTTCCTCCCGGCCGTCTCGGCGCGGCACCGCAAGTGGTTCATCACCGTGGTGGCCGTGATCGTCGCGGCGATCGGAGTCACCCGGATCTCGCTCGGCGTGCACTACGTCTCGGACGTGCTGGCCGGCTGGCTGCTCGGCGCCGCCTGGCTGGGCGTCACCGCGTACGCCTTCCGGGTCTGGCGCCGCGAGATCGGCCGCCCGGAGGTGCCGCTGGAGAACGGCCTGGAGCCCGAGGCCGCCGCCGACGTGCGTCCCGGCACGCCCGGCGAGCACCTTCTGCCGCACCCGTGGGCGGGGGCCATGGAGATCCTGGTCGGCTGGGTCTTCGTCTTCGGCCTGCTCTACCTGCTGGGCTGGACCCTGACGAACCAGACCGAGGGCACCTGGATCGGCCGGTTCGACGACGCCGTGCCGACGTGGCTGCAGAGCATGCGGACACCGGGGTGGGACGACGTGAGCCACGCGTGGAGCAAGGCCGGCGACACGCACGCCATCCTGCTCGTCTCCCTCGTCTTCTGCCCGGTCGCCCTCGCCGTCTGGCGGCACTGGCGCGTGGTGCTCTACGTCGTGCTCGCCATGGTCGGCGAGCTGACCCTCTTCCTCTGCACCTCGGCCGCCGTGGACCGGCCCCGCCCGCCGGTCGAGCAGCTCGACGGCAAGCTGCCGACGTCGTCGTTCCCCTCCGGGCACATCGCCGCGACGATGTGTCTCTACGCCGCGATCGCCGTGCTGGTCCTGCCGCGGCTGCGGGCGTACCGGTGGCGCTGGATCTTCGTGGTTCTCGCCGTGATCATGCCGTTGGGCGTGGGGGTGTCCCGGATGTACCGGGGGATGCACCACCCCACGGACATGCTGGGCGCCGCGCTGCTGACCGCCGGCTGGCTGACCGTGCTGTACCTCTCGATCCGGCCGAACGCGGACGTGCGTCGTGACGCTTGA
- a CDS encoding endonuclease/exonuclease/phosphatase family protein → MTLDLITWNIKTGGGGGRLDAVVALLKRECPDVVALQELRDFARHDGQRMREVAEALGMVAHLAPSAFGQPVAVLVRPPLRVASRSSVRWRLHHAAAAVEMPTSAGPLTVVSTHLNPFWPYRRLREARWLAHRYRGPLTVIAGDLNALDPHTAHTERLAALAPLFRRRHLGADGRPDTRAIEALGGAGFVDVWRAAGEGDGLTVPTTRGGGREFSNCGMRLDYVMARPELADRVVRARVIRGDEAEWASDHYPVAVELDLAAAS, encoded by the coding sequence GTGACGCTTGACCTGATCACCTGGAACATCAAGACCGGCGGTGGCGGCGGCCGGCTCGACGCGGTCGTGGCCCTGCTGAAGCGGGAGTGCCCGGACGTCGTCGCCCTGCAGGAGCTGCGCGACTTCGCGCGGCACGACGGCCAGCGCATGCGCGAGGTGGCCGAGGCGCTCGGCATGGTGGCGCACCTGGCGCCGTCGGCCTTCGGTCAGCCGGTGGCCGTGCTGGTACGCCCGCCGCTGCGCGTCGCGAGCCGCTCGTCGGTCCGCTGGCGGCTGCACCACGCCGCGGCCGCCGTGGAGATGCCCACCTCCGCCGGGCCGCTGACGGTGGTCAGCACGCACCTGAACCCGTTCTGGCCGTACCGGCGGCTGCGCGAGGCCCGCTGGCTCGCCCACCGCTACCGCGGACCGCTCACCGTCATCGCCGGCGACCTCAACGCCCTGGATCCGCACACCGCGCACACCGAGCGCCTGGCCGCTCTGGCGCCGCTCTTCCGCCGCCGGCACCTCGGCGCCGACGGCCGGCCCGACACCCGGGCGATCGAGGCGCTGGGCGGGGCCGGGTTCGTGGACGTGTGGCGTGCGGCGGGTGAGGGCGACGGCCTCACCGTGCCGACGACCCGGGGCGGCGGCCGGGAGTTCTCCAACTGTGGCATGCGATTGGACTACGTCATGGCTCGCCCGGAGCTGGCCGACCGGGTCGTCCGTGCGCGGGTGATCCGCGGTGACGAGGCGGAGTGGGCCTCCGACCACTATCCGGTCGCGGTCGAACTGGATCTCGCCGCGGCCTCGTGA
- a CDS encoding glycosyltransferase family 2 protein translates to MTATLEIAPAAPLNDATALWGRAAAGVELSVVVPFYNPGAALRRTIERLVACLTDAQIGFEVIAVSDGSTDGSAQTLGGLPGVRVIDNAVNQGKGAALHQGFSAARGAWIGFVDADGDIDPQHLVEYLFVARAGGHALVYADKRHADSNSAATGFRKLVSLSYSTMVAGMFRLDVRDTQTGCKIVRRDVLAAVLPRMQERRFAFDLELFVAAGAAGFDNLKGAPVRLEERVAGSTVTTKSIVRTIRDTFVIYRRQRSAHYRPAAEVATPAAPRAAVRLAYAA, encoded by the coding sequence ATGACCGCCACGCTGGAAATCGCCCCCGCCGCCCCGCTGAACGACGCGACCGCCCTCTGGGGCCGCGCCGCCGCCGGTGTCGAGCTCTCCGTCGTGGTGCCGTTCTACAACCCGGGTGCGGCGCTGCGCCGCACGATCGAGCGCCTGGTCGCCTGCCTGACCGACGCCCAGATCGGCTTCGAGGTCATCGCGGTCTCCGACGGCTCGACCGACGGCTCGGCGCAGACCCTGGGCGGGCTGCCCGGCGTGCGGGTCATCGACAACGCCGTCAACCAGGGCAAGGGCGCCGCCCTGCACCAGGGCTTCTCCGCCGCCCGCGGTGCCTGGATCGGCTTCGTCGACGCCGACGGCGACATCGACCCGCAGCACCTCGTCGAGTACCTGTTCGTGGCGCGGGCCGGCGGCCACGCCCTCGTCTACGCCGACAAGCGTCACGCCGACTCGAACAGCGCCGCGACCGGCTTCCGCAAGCTGGTGTCGCTGTCCTACTCGACCATGGTCGCCGGGATGTTCCGCCTCGACGTCCGCGACACCCAGACCGGCTGCAAGATCGTCCGCCGCGACGTCCTCGCCGCCGTCCTCCCCCGGATGCAGGAGCGCCGCTTCGCCTTCGACCTGGAGCTGTTCGTCGCCGCCGGTGCCGCCGGCTTCGACAACCTCAAGGGCGCCCCGGTCCGCCTCGAGGAGCGCGTCGCCGGCTCGACCGTCACCACCAAGAGCATCGTCCGCACCATCCGCGACACCTTCGTCATCTACCGCCGCCAGCGCAGCGCCCACTACCGCCCCGCCGCCGAGGTCGCCACCCCGGCCGCCCCCCGCGCCGCGGTCCGCCTCGCCTACGCCGCCTGA
- a CDS encoding helix-turn-helix domain-containing protein: protein MTTATAAETVDRVFAPVQQFTRGYLLAKSTDAYGIELGFASGSQFWVVGRAGVLGGCPAEVAAAAIAFEPFDAVRTAWHAVPAGLTHYEVARHYRDRIAAWGDRCLAGVDRSALDAVDVLGRRIVEAAPAALGTLFAGWRHLPVPASLPGRAGLTIHLLREMRGAAHIAAILACGLTPLDAILAAPHPPPRTGPAYAERMGYRGPFRDPEEVREQRLEAERLTSAILVPYFAPLGPQGLARFGAAVEATCATAVP, encoded by the coding sequence ATGACGACTGCCACGGCGGCAGAGACGGTCGACCGCGTGTTCGCGCCGGTCCAGCAGTTCACCCGCGGCTATCTGCTGGCGAAGTCGACCGATGCGTACGGCATCGAGCTGGGCTTCGCGTCCGGCAGCCAGTTCTGGGTCGTCGGCCGTGCCGGTGTCCTCGGCGGCTGCCCCGCGGAGGTCGCCGCGGCGGCCATCGCGTTCGAGCCCTTCGACGCGGTGCGTACGGCCTGGCACGCCGTACCCGCCGGGTTGACGCACTATGAGGTGGCGCGGCACTACCGGGACCGCATCGCCGCCTGGGGCGACCGCTGCCTCGCGGGCGTCGACCGGAGCGCCCTCGACGCCGTCGACGTCCTGGGGCGCCGGATCGTCGAAGCGGCTCCCGCCGCGCTCGGCACGCTCTTTGCCGGCTGGCGTCACCTCCCGGTCCCAGCCTCGCTGCCGGGCCGGGCCGGGCTGACGATCCACCTCCTCCGTGAGATGCGCGGCGCCGCCCACATCGCCGCGATCCTGGCGTGCGGCCTGACCCCGCTCGACGCCATCCTCGCCGCGCCCCATCCGCCGCCGCGCACGGGTCCCGCCTATGCCGAGCGGATGGGATACCGGGGGCCCTTCCGGGATCCGGAGGAGGTGCGCGAGCAGCGTCTGGAGGCCGAGCGGCTGACCTCGGCGATCCTCGTGCCGTACTTCGCCCCCCTCGGCCCGCAGGGGCTCGCCCGCTTCGGGGCAGCGGTCGAAGCCACCTGCGCCACAGCAGTCCCCTGA
- a CDS encoding M20 family metallopeptidase — MPGIDEQTLARSVAELVRIPSVNPLHAGPRAEEHGPVGESALALRLAERFHTYGADDVILDEVSPGRPNVYARFRGRSERLVAVDVHTDTVTVEHMTDPPFDGRLAEGSVWGRGALDSKATMGVMLSLLDAWHRDGLRPGPTLLLVGSVGEEAGGLLGATRFRPWAEHQRLAIDQMLVAEPTEFRPVHGLKGLVLIDVTVHGAAAHSARPDLGVNAIEAMAPVIAAFAAEHERLQTLPPDTEVGTGTVSVTQISGGTGANVIPDRCAISVGRRIVPGEDPDEVLARMSAIARDACPVPCEVTSLLPPTPDGKAGSPAFYQRPDSGLVRFLADACGTAPAVAPFGTNALRYSGLARELVIFGPGSIEHAHQATERIAVADLVRLAGVLEAWLAPG, encoded by the coding sequence TTGCCTGGCATCGACGAGCAGACGCTGGCGCGGTCGGTCGCCGAACTGGTCCGCATTCCCAGCGTCAATCCGCTCCACGCTGGGCCGCGCGCCGAGGAGCACGGGCCCGTCGGGGAGAGCGCGCTCGCCCTCCGGCTCGCCGAGCGGTTCCACACGTACGGCGCGGACGACGTCATCCTGGACGAGGTGTCGCCCGGCCGCCCGAACGTGTACGCCCGCTTCCGCGGGCGGTCCGAGCGGCTCGTCGCGGTGGACGTGCACACCGACACCGTCACCGTCGAGCACATGACCGACCCGCCGTTCGACGGTCGCCTCGCGGAGGGCAGCGTGTGGGGCCGTGGCGCCCTCGACAGCAAGGCCACCATGGGCGTGATGCTCTCGCTGCTCGACGCGTGGCACCGCGACGGGCTGCGGCCCGGCCCGACCCTCCTGCTCGTCGGCTCCGTCGGCGAAGAGGCCGGCGGTCTGCTCGGCGCGACGCGATTCCGGCCGTGGGCGGAACACCAGAGGCTGGCAATCGACCAGATGCTCGTGGCCGAACCCACCGAGTTCCGTCCGGTACACGGCCTGAAGGGCCTGGTACTCATCGACGTGACCGTGCACGGCGCCGCCGCCCACTCGGCGCGTCCCGATCTGGGCGTCAACGCCATCGAGGCGATGGCGCCGGTGATCGCCGCCTTCGCCGCCGAGCACGAGCGGCTGCAGACCCTCCCGCCTGATACGGAGGTGGGCACCGGCACCGTGTCGGTCACCCAGATCTCGGGGGGCACGGGCGCCAACGTGATCCCCGACCGCTGCGCGATCTCGGTGGGCCGGCGCATCGTGCCGGGCGAGGATCCCGACGAGGTGCTGGCGCGGATGTCGGCGATCGCCCGGGACGCCTGTCCGGTGCCCTGCGAGGTCACCTCGCTCCTGCCGCCGACGCCGGACGGCAAGGCCGGATCGCCCGCCTTCTACCAACGCCCCGACAGTGGTCTCGTCCGGTTCCTGGCGGACGCCTGCGGGACCGCCCCCGCCGTCGCGCCGTTCGGCACGAACGCCCTGCGGTATTCCGGCCTGGCGCGGGAGCTGGTGATCTTCGGCCCCGGTTCGATCGAGCACGCCCACCAGGCCACCGAACGGATCGCCGTCGCCGACCTCGTCCGCCTCGCCGGCGTCCTCGAGGCCTGGCTCGCCCCGGGGTGA
- a CDS encoding cytidylyltransferase domain-containing protein: MKYVIPAKRSSSRVPDKNYRPFAHGRSLLDILVGKLSRLAEPGEVYISSEDESTRLLADKYEATFLPRPAHLAENSYPFQSVVNEVCKQLPDDDDVMWCHATDPFFDDHEAVVRAWQTRDSSTSDSIVVVYPMKEYLLDQNFYPIGFGFGSWHRPSQELPTFYQLGFTCSIMTRHVATTLGLVGARPMWHQASNLTIDIDTQAQFDLAARLYELGDAPAGREGTGA; the protein is encoded by the coding sequence ATGAAGTACGTCATTCCCGCCAAGCGCTCGTCGAGCAGGGTGCCCGACAAGAACTACCGCCCCTTCGCCCACGGCAGGTCCCTGCTGGACATCCTGGTCGGGAAGTTGTCCCGCCTCGCCGAGCCCGGCGAGGTGTACATCTCCTCGGAGGACGAGTCGACGCGCCTGCTGGCCGACAAGTACGAGGCCACGTTCCTGCCGAGGCCCGCGCACCTCGCCGAGAACTCCTACCCGTTCCAGTCGGTGGTCAACGAGGTCTGCAAGCAGCTCCCGGACGACGACGACGTGATGTGGTGCCACGCCACGGATCCGTTCTTCGACGACCACGAGGCGGTGGTGCGGGCCTGGCAGACCCGGGACTCCTCCACATCGGACTCCATCGTCGTCGTCTATCCGATGAAGGAGTACCTCCTCGACCAGAACTTCTATCCCATCGGCTTCGGGTTCGGCTCCTGGCACCGGCCCTCACAGGAGCTGCCGACCTTCTACCAGCTCGGTTTCACCTGCTCGATCATGACCCGGCACGTCGCGACGACGCTGGGACTCGTCGGCGCCCGGCCGATGTGGCACCAGGCCTCGAACCTCACCATCGACATCGACACGCAGGCCCAGTTCGACCTCGCCGCCCGGCTCTACGAACTGGGTGACGCCCCCGCCGGGCGCGAGGGCACCGGAGCCTAG
- a CDS encoding TauD/TfdA dioxygenase family protein produces MAIKLAPLHPVFVAEVTGVDLASPIDDDVFAEIEAAFHQYAVLVFPGQPLTDDQQLAFTERFGPLETAPNYAGKALRLRNEFTDISNLDHEGRILDPKDRLNQYNLGNQLWHTDSSFKARRAKCSLLSAREVTSTGGETQYADLRAAYDALPEERKSQLHGLVAEHSIATSRRKTGFDGFNSEITATLPPVPQRLVDYYPESGRTSLYLASHASHIVGWPVEKGEALLQELIEFATQERFVYTQKWTVGDLVLWDNRCTMHRGRPYDPTQRRVLHRTTVSDIATSYLEPPAMPGEMAGSRQGASGAGPRAAG; encoded by the coding sequence GTGGCTATAAAGCTTGCACCACTGCATCCAGTTTTCGTCGCCGAAGTGACGGGTGTCGATCTTGCTTCGCCTATTGACGACGATGTCTTCGCCGAAATCGAAGCGGCCTTCCACCAATATGCAGTGCTGGTCTTCCCCGGTCAGCCGCTGACCGACGACCAGCAGCTCGCCTTCACCGAGCGCTTCGGCCCGCTGGAGACGGCCCCGAACTATGCCGGCAAGGCGTTGCGCCTGCGCAACGAGTTCACCGACATTTCCAACCTCGACCACGAGGGCAGGATCCTGGATCCGAAGGACCGGTTGAACCAGTACAACCTGGGCAACCAGTTGTGGCACACCGACAGCTCGTTCAAGGCGCGGCGGGCGAAGTGCTCGCTGCTGTCCGCCCGCGAGGTCACCTCGACCGGTGGCGAAACCCAGTACGCGGACCTGCGCGCGGCCTACGACGCCCTGCCGGAGGAACGCAAGAGCCAGCTCCACGGGCTCGTCGCGGAGCACAGCATCGCCACCTCACGCCGCAAGACCGGGTTCGACGGCTTCAACAGCGAGATCACCGCCACCCTGCCGCCGGTGCCGCAGCGGCTCGTCGATTACTACCCGGAGTCCGGGCGCACGAGCCTCTATCTCGCCTCCCACGCCTCGCACATCGTCGGCTGGCCGGTCGAAAAGGGGGAGGCGCTGCTCCAGGAGCTCATCGAGTTCGCGACCCAGGAGCGCTTCGTCTACACCCAGAAGTGGACGGTCGGGGACCTGGTGCTGTGGGACAACCGGTGCACCATGCACCGCGGCCGGCCGTACGACCCGACGCAGCGCCGCGTGCTGCATCGCACCACGGTCTCCGACATCGCCACCTCGTACCTCGAGCCGCCGGCGATGCCCGGGGAGATGGCCGGCTCGCGCCAGGGGGCATCGGGGGCCGGCCCACGTGCGGCCGGCTGA
- a CDS encoding pyrroline-5-carboxylate reductase family protein: MTNAARLIIVGCGHMGLAIVRGLLGVPPHRDIVVVETSAERRAVLSAYGGFTIASELEIAEGDFVVLAIPPQVFGAFADAQRHRFTPRTPVLSVMAGLTSRAIATALGTSEVVRAIPNTPSEVFEGMSVYFAEAAVSPRTIAQSDELLRAIGKAFRVGAEELVDDATAICGGGPAFVSYIVDAFCQFATSCGFTEAAGREMAVQVFGGTATLIAESGKPPMQLCREVMTPNGTTERGIAAFDAADLKKSVLAALTASALRSRELASMSAGVRVGETDG, encoded by the coding sequence ATGACGAACGCCGCGCGTCTCATCATCGTCGGCTGCGGCCACATGGGGCTCGCGATCGTCCGGGGGCTGCTCGGCGTGCCGCCTCACCGCGACATCGTCGTCGTGGAGACCAGCGCCGAGCGGCGTGCGGTGCTGTCGGCGTACGGCGGTTTCACGATCGCCTCCGAGCTGGAGATCGCCGAGGGCGACTTCGTCGTACTCGCCATCCCGCCGCAGGTCTTCGGTGCCTTCGCCGACGCCCAGCGCCACCGGTTCACGCCGCGGACGCCGGTGCTGTCGGTGATGGCGGGGCTCACGTCCCGCGCCATCGCCACGGCGCTGGGCACCTCCGAAGTCGTGCGCGCCATTCCCAACACCCCGTCCGAGGTGTTCGAGGGCATGTCCGTCTACTTCGCGGAAGCGGCGGTGTCACCGCGGACGATCGCACAGTCGGACGAGCTGCTGAGGGCGATCGGCAAGGCGTTCCGGGTCGGCGCCGAGGAGCTGGTCGACGACGCCACGGCGATCTGCGGTGGTGGGCCGGCGTTCGTCAGCTACATCGTCGACGCCTTCTGCCAGTTCGCCACGTCCTGCGGTTTCACCGAGGCGGCCGGCCGCGAGATGGCGGTGCAGGTGTTCGGTGGCACCGCGACCCTGATCGCGGAGAGCGGCAAGCCGCCGATGCAGCTCTGCCGCGAGGTGATGACCCCGAACGGCACCACCGAGCGCGGGATCGCCGCGTTCGACGCCGCCGATCTGAAGAAGTCGGTTCTGGCCGCTCTCACCGCGTCCGCACTGCGCTCGCGGGAGCTCGCCTCCATGAGCGCGGGCGTACGCGTCGGTGAGACCGATGGCTGA